A stretch of Oryza brachyantha chromosome 4, ObraRS2, whole genome shotgun sequence DNA encodes these proteins:
- the LOC102722850 gene encoding 31 kDa ribonucleoprotein, chloroplastic-like: MALSLARSPHRHPAAALPAPRICRLASLLRSSSPRRRPCPLIGPSLRLRLTAAAFAASSPPEAQAAAADEEEEEAEEGEKRRKLYVANIPWSLPAPEIEKLFAQCGAVKDVEVIKGKDGKKKGFAFVTMSTTEEAAAAVEKLNSLDVMGRTIRVEFSKSFRKPAPPPPPGTIVERHKLYVSNLPWKARAPNMKEFFTKFNPLSAKVVFDSPSGKSAGYGFVSFGTKEEAEAALSELDGKELMGRPVRLRWRQNTDDTVDSVKADREIEDVNIDGEAEGALDNGSVDDGEDKQ, translated from the exons ATGGCGCTCTCCCTCGCGCGCAGcccccaccgccaccccgccgccgcgctcccggCCCCGCGCATTTGCCGGcttgcctccctcctccgctcctcctcacctcgccgccgcccttgccCGCTCATCGGGCCCAgcctccgcctccgtctcACGGCCGCGGCATTTgcggcctcctcgcctcccgaggcgcaggcggcggccgcggatgaggaggaggaggaggcggaggagggagagaagcgGCGGAAGCTGTACGTGGCCAACATCCCCTGGTCCTTACCGGCGCCGGAGATCGAGAAGCTGTTCGCGCAGTGCGGCGCCGTCAAGGATGTTGAG GTGATCAAGGGGAAGGATGGGAAGAAGAAGGGGTTCGCGTTCGTTACGATGTCCACCAcggaggaggccgccgccgctgtggaGAAGCTCAACTCCCTA GATGTCATGGGGAGGACTATCAGGGTGGAATTTTCAAAGAGCTTTAGAAAAcctgctccgcctcctcctccaggcaCAATTGTGGAGAGGCACAAACTTTATGTTTCCAATCTCCCATGGAAAGCAAGGGCTCCCAATATGAAGGAgtttttcacaaaatttaaCCCGCTTTCTGCTAAGGTAGTCTTTGATAGCCCATCAGGAAAATCAGCTGGTTatggttttgtttcttttgggACAAAAGAGGAAGCTGAAGCCGCTCTCAGTGAACTCGATGGAAAG GAGCTTATGGGAAGACCTGTTCGTTTAAGATGGCGACAAAACACAGATGATACGGTTGACAGTGTAAAGGCTGATCGTGAAATTGAAGATGTAAATATTGATGGAGAGGCTGAAGGTGCCCTTGATAATGGTAGTGTGGATGATGGTGAAGATAAACAGTAA
- the LOC102699302 gene encoding protein RGF1 INDUCIBLE TRANSCRIPTION FACTOR 1-like — translation MAIDDESPLRVNTRAGAMGGGECGGAENQRWPPWLKPLLATSFFGQCKLHADSHKSECNMYCLDCMNGALCSQCLAYHRNHHAIQIRRSSYHDVIRVSEIQKVLDITGVQTYIINSARVVFLNERPQPRPGKGVTNTCEVCERSLLDTFRFCSLGCKIVGTSGDYRGRKRHAGGSKKKKLQKGVAAVPSDSEDSSTTTSGGSDKSSVVQSFTPSTPPATANSYRTGKRRKGVPHRSPFGSLLVEF, via the exons ATGGCAATAGACGATGAATCGCCGCTCAGAGTCAATACCAGAGCCGGCGCCATG ggaggaggggagtgCGGCGGGGCGGAGAACCAGCGGTGGCCGCCGTGGCTGAAGCCGCTGCTGGCGACGAGCTTCTTCGGTCAATGCAAGCTGCACGCGGACTCGCACAAGAGCGAGTGCAACATGTACTGCCTCGACTGCATGAAcggcgcgctctgctcccagTGCCTCGCCTACCACCGCAACCACCACGCCATCCAG ATACGGAGGTCGTCCTACCATGACGTGATCCGGGTGTCGGAGATACAGAAGGTGCTGGACATCACCGGCGTGCAGACGTACATCATCAACAGCGCGCGCGTCGTGTTCCTCAACGAGCGCCCCCAGCCGAGGCCCGGCAAGGGCGTCACCAACACCTGCGAGGTCTGCGAGCGCAGCCTCCTCGACACCTTCCGCTTCTGCTCCCTCGGCTGCAAG ATCGTCGGCACCTCCGGCGACTACCGCGGCCGGAAGAGGCACGCCGGCGgaagcaagaagaagaagctgcaGAAGGGCGTGGCTGCGGTGCCGTCGGACTCGGAGGACTCCTCCACGACCACCAGCGGCGGGAGCGACAAGAGCAGCGTGGTGCAGAGCTTCACCCCGTCCACACCTCCGGCGACCGCCAACAGCTACCGCACCGGCAAGCGGCGCAAGGGCGTCCCTCACCGGTCACCGTTCGGCAGCCTCCTGGTGGAGTTCTAG
- the LOC102722571 gene encoding E3 ubiquitin-protein ligase Os04g0590900 has product MASSAPTWVPYEPTRDCSQGLCSMYCPQWCYFIFPPPPPFDVAGTSASADDSTGPVFSPLVIAIIGVLASAFLLVSYYTFISKYCGSFSSLWGRLFGSSSGGAAHGRRAGGGSGSSSGRHGHRQSRSHESWDVSPPSGLDETLINKITVCKYRRGDGFVHSTDCSVCLGEFRDGESLRLLPSCSHAFHQQCIDTWLKSHSNCPLCRANITFVTVEVAASPEPEGCASVGETGGNTHEVVVVMDGLENLCEEQQEAVSGVSTTGDDHGVKDIAEGMEEANAAAEIREEVSPPTKKGSSSSDLHHDNRMCIADVLQESMEDELTAARESGLLSGGAGTSRRCHGENSKERGRSRRALQLQDAMDSLPGKRLPSGGRSCFSSKSGRGKDSDHPM; this is encoded by the coding sequence ATGGCCTCCTCTGCTCCTACCTGGGTCCCTTACGAGCCAACGAGAGATTGCTCTCAAGGGCTGTGCAGCATGTACTGCCCCCAGTGGTGCTACTTCATcttccctccgccgccgcccttcgaCGTCGCTGGCACCAGCGCCAGCGCCGACGACTCCACTGGCCCTGTCTTCTCCCCGCTCGTCATTGCAATCATCGGGGTGCTGGCCAGCGCCTTCCTCCTTGTCAGCTACTACACCTTCATCTCCAAGTACTGCGGCTCCTTCAGCTCCCTCTGGGGGCGACTCTTCGGCTCAAGCTCCGGTGGCGCTGcccacggccgccgcgccggcggcggcagcggcagcagcagcggtcGCCACGGCCACAGGCAGTCGAGGAGCCACGAGTCGTGGGACGTCTCGCCGCCGAGCGGGCTGGACGAGACCTTGATCAACAAGATCACGGTGTGCAAGTACAGGCGCGGCGACGGGTTCGTCCACAGCACCGACTGCTCGGTCTGCCTCGGCGAGTTTCGTGACGGGGAGAGCCTCCGGCTGCTACCCAGCTGCAGCCATGCTTTCCACCAGCAATGCATCGACACTTGGCTCAAGTCACACTCCAATTGCCCCCTCTGCCGCGCCAACATCACCTTCGTCACCGTcgaggtggcggcgtcgccggaaCCGGAGGGCTGTGCTTCTGTAGGCGAGACTGGAGGTAACACACACGAGGTGGTCGTGGTGATGGATGGCTTGGAAAACCTGTGCGAAGAGCAGCAGGAGGCAGTGAGCGGGGTCAGCACCACTGGCGATGATCATGGTGTGAAGGACATCGCAGAGGGGATGGAGGAGGCCAATGCCGCAGCCGAGATCAGAGAAGAAgtctcgccgccgacgaagaAGGGCTCTTCCTCGTCGGACCTGCACCATGACAACCGCATGTGCATTGCCGACGTGCTGCAGGAATCCATGGAAGACGAGCTGACGGCAGCCAGGGAGAGCGGCCTCCTTTCAGGCGGCGCTGGCACGTCAAGACGGTGCCACGGCGAGAACAGCAAGGAAAGGGGACGCAGCAGGCGTGCATTGCAGCTGCAGGACGCCATGGACTCGCTGCCGGGGAAGAGATTGCCCTCCGGTGGGAGATCCTGCTTCAGCAGCAAGAGCGGCAGGGGAAAAGATTCAGATCATCCAATGTGA
- the LOC102699858 gene encoding WEB family protein At5g16730, chloroplastic, with protein sequence MQGSKTKSGGQAEAKSNGKSEAKGTPPTPKSAKTPRKPAVPKAPPRPAADKSPGSADRKTPKSASRITTPPEKQGKDAKPAQEPAAAKPSSQEAAAAVKPSTQEQQAQLAAVQEELVKAKEQLVEKEKERGKVLDELECAKRAADEANAKLQEALAARSKAAEDSATDNSGAGAVESEPASVGSPQSMEDELRTKLASMQSQQEADMAVLHSTVEQLEKARYELADAIDAKNAALNQVDDAMKTSEGNAEKIKLLNAEVTHLKGLLDSEIGGTSKGAVERIRKLEEENSGLRLELEKANVAEQRAVELEGVVEQLKVEVADVKKARARSEELLGKWKTKALELEVRLEEADQSNILKGESLESAMKELDAKITLLLEKESEIDALQDNIRSLEDVVAKQKGNIDSAEKEAVELRSEIEDLRLKLQAAEDDLNNDRITSSEVETLTEQKNNLTKELENCKAEVEKVKKAMEGQASALHEMSAQLREAQEKYLDKQEEIDRARAQVEELNVSLQNAKESYEVMLDEANYEKVCLKKSVERMQAEAKSASEEWQSKELSFVNSIKKSEEEINNARAQMDKTLDAVKDKESENAELLEKMKHLEAQIMEANKTSEEAKAETLQWKEKLLDKENELQNIKQENDDLQAKELVASDKIKELSSQLANSKDGAMNGSNKEQGNVKGDSEDDEPVMVVAKMWENSKITDDASSKEKGNDGESEVDLESNTGDSIVEGNGLHSRTASNGNVSPTKQQQQHKKKPLLKKFGGLLKKKTQP encoded by the exons ATGCAGGGCTCCAAGACCAA ATCTGGCGGCCAGGCCGAGGCGAAGAGCAACGGCAAGTCGGAGGCGAAGGgcacgccgccgacgcccaAGAGCGCCAAGACGCCGAGGAAGCCGGCCGTGCCcaaggcgccgccgcgccccgccgCGGACAAGTCCCCCGGGTCGGCCGACCGCAAGACGCCCAAGAGCGCCTCCCGGATCACCACCCCTCCAGAG AAGCAAGGGAAGGATGCGAAGCCGGCGCAGGAGCCCGCTGCCGCGAAGCCGTCGTcacaggaggcggcggcggcagtgaaGCCGTCGACCCAGGAGCAGCAGgcgcagctcgccgccgttcAGGAGGAGCTCGTGAAGGCTAAGGAGCAGTTggtggagaaggagaaggagagagggaaAGTCCTCGATGAACTGGAGTGTGCCAAGAGGGCGGCTGATGAGGCCAATGCGAAGCTCCAGGAGGCACTCGCTGCGCGGAGcaaggcggcggaggactcggcgACCGAcaactccggcgccggcgccgtcgagtCGGAGCCGGCAAGCGTTGGGTCGCCGCAGAGCATGGAGGATGAGCTGCGGACGAAGCTGGCGAGCATGCAGAGCCAGCAGGAGGCCGACATGGCTGTGCTGCATTCGACGGTGGAGCAGCTCGAGAAGGCGAGGTATGAGCTAGCAGATGCAATCGATGCCAAGAACGCGGCGCTTAACCAGGTAGATGATGCCATGAAGACTTCAGAGGGGAATGCTGAGAAGATCAAGCTTCTCAATGCAGAGGTGACACATCTGAAAGGGCTGCTTGATTCCGAGATAGGGGGCACATCGAAAGGCGCTGTGGAGCGCATCAGGAAGCTCGAGGAAGAGAACTCTGGATTGAGGCTTGAACTTGAGAAAGCAAATGTTGCTGAGCAGAGGGCAGTTGAATTGGAAGGTGTGGTTGAACAGCTTAAAGTTGAAGTTGCTGATGTTAAGAAGGCACGCGCAAGGTCAGAAGAGTTACTTGGCAAATGGAAGACGAAAGCACTTGAATTGGAGGTCAGGTTGGAGGAAGCTGATCAGTCTAACATTCTCAAGGGCGAGTCTTTGGAATCAGCGATGAAAGAATTGGATGCAAAAATCACTCTGCTCCTAGAAAAAGAATCCGAAATCGACGCGCTTCAGGACAATATCAGGTCATTGGAGGATGTGGTAGCCAAGCAGAAGGGAAATATTGATTCTGCTGAGAAGGAAGCTGTTGAATTAAGGTCAGAGATAGAAGACCTTAGGTTAAAGCTCCAAGCAGCAGAAGACGACCTTAACAATGACAGGATTACAAGTTCAGAAGTGGAGACTCTGACTGAACAGAAGAACAATCTCACCAAGGAACTAGAAAACTGCAAAGCTGAAGTTGAGAAGGTTAAGAAGGCCATGGAGGGTCAAGCCTCTGCTTTGCACGAAATGTCAGCTCAACTGAGAGAGGCACAGGAGAAATACCTCGATAAACAAGAAGAGATTGATCGTGCTCGTGCACAGGTAGAGGAGCTCAATGTGAGTCTGCAGAATGCAAAGGAGAGCTACGAGGTAATGCTTGACGAAGCAAACTATGAAAAAGTTTGCCTCAAGAAGTCAGTTGAAAGAATGCAAGCAGAAGCCAAGAGTGCGTCTGAGGAATGGCAGTCCAAAGAGCTAAGTTTCGTaaactcaataaaaaaatcagaagaaGAAATTAACAATGCCAGAGCTCAGATGGATAAGACCTTGGATGCTGTAAAAGACAAAGAAAGTGAAAATGCTGAGCTGCTGGAGAAGATGAAGCATCTTGAAGCCCAGATAATGGAAGCTAATAAAACAAGTGAGGAAGCCAAGGCTGAGACCCTCCAATGGAAGGAAAAGCTACTAGACAAAGAAAATGAGTTGCAGAACATAAAACAAGAGAATGACGATTTACAAGCGAAGGAACTTGTTGCTTCGGACAAGATAAAGGAACTCTCTTCCCAGCTTGCAAATTCAAAAGATGGAGCTATGAACGGTAGTAACAAGGAACAAGGTAATGTCAAGGGGGACAGCGAGGACGATGAACCGGTAATGGTAGTTGCCAAGATGTGGGAGAACAGCAAGATTACTGATGATGCTTCATCCAAGGAGAAGGGAAACGATGGGGAATCAGAAGTGGATTTGGAATCCAACACGGGAGATTCCATTGTTGAAGGCAATGGTTTGCACTCCAGGACAGCGAGCAATGGCAATGTATCACCCAccaaacagcagcagcagcataaGAAGAAGCCCTTGCTGAAGAAATTCGGTGGTTTGCTGAAGAAGAAAACCCAACCTTAG
- the LOC102700522 gene encoding transcription factor bHLH94-like, protein MALDALCSAGSDVLIYDTFDASAAAAAAAGTPAASFLFGNAGGSVGPETTVQVAAGAAEVDQKQQPQPGRRKRRRRARSCKSREDAESQRMTHIAVERNRRRQMNEYLAVLRSLMPESYVHRGDQASIVGGAIDFVKELEQLLQSLEAQKRTLLMQQPPPPPPPPPPQKQQQQEVKPDATTTAATSAVDQEAAADGPPFARFFTYPQYVWCHQPPRDGGAENRAGVADIEVSLVETHASLRVMAPRRPGQLLKMVAGLQALRLTVLHLNVTSLGSLALYSISVKVEEGCGMATVDDIAAAVHHVLCIIDAEAAGARLLLGGEAGGPFG, encoded by the exons ATGGCGCTTGACGCGCTGTGCAGCGCCGGGAGCGACGTCCTCATCTACGACACGTTCGACGCctcggctgccgccgccgcggccgcgggtACGCCAGCGGCGAGCTTCCTCTTCGGCAATGCCGGCGGCTCGGTGGGGCCGGAGACGACGGTGCAGGtggcggccggggcggcggaggtggatcagaagcagcagccgcagccggggaggaggaagcggcggcggcgggcgaggagCTGCAAGAGTCGGGAGGACGCCGAGAGCCAGCGGATGACCCACATTGCCGTCGagcgcaaccgccgccgccagatgAACGAGTACCTCGCCGTGCTCCGGTCGCTTATGCCGGAGTCCTACGTCCACCGG GGCGACCAGGCGTCCATTGTCGGAGGTGCCATTGATTTCGTCAAGGAGCTTGAGCAGCTGCTGCAATCCCTCGAGGCGCAGAAGCGCACGCTGCTGATGCagcagccgcctccgcctccgccgccgccgccgccacagaagcagcaacagcaggagGTGAAGCCTGAcgcaacgacgacggccgccACGAGCGCGGTCGAtcaggaggcggcggcggatggacCGCCGTTCGCGCGGTTCTTCACGTACCCGCAGTACGTGTGGTGCCACCAGCCAccgcgggacggcggcgcggagaaCCGCGCCGGCGTGGCGGACATCGAGGTGAGCCTGGTGGAGACGCACGCCAGCCTCCGGGTgatggcgccgcggcggccggggcagCTGCTCAAAATGGTGGCCGGGCTGCAGGCGCTCCGGCTCACCGTCCTCCACCTCAACGTCACCTCGCTCGGCTCGCTGGCCCTCTACTCCATCAGCGTCAAG GTGGAGGAAGGGTGCGGCATGGCGACGGTGGACGAcatcgcggcggcggtgcaccaCGTGCTCTGCATCATcgacgccgaggcggcgggggcgcggcTACTGCtcggcggggaggcgggcgGGCCATTTGGTTAG
- the LOC102699581 gene encoding uncharacterized protein LOC102699581 has translation MAGDEWRCRKHPALSCGGVCPYCLRDRLLRLCPECAHTRPCPCASSSSPSSSSSAASGSAVGRVYSLIERERRMGRSRSVAAGGGGVVRDERPKSKVFGWVSFRKGTSDRVVEVDDGTALARSSSVSATAVETRAAPRSRGWGRFIPGSIRALRHRKSRAGDCREGVR, from the coding sequence ATGGCCGGCGACGAGTGGCGCTGCCGGAAGCACCCGGCCCTGTCCTGCGGCGGCGTGTGCCCATACTGCCTCCGCGACCGTCTCCTCCGGCTCTGCCCCGAGTGCGCGCACACGCGCCCCTGCCCCTGCGCGTCCTCCTCGTCCCCTTCCTCATCGTcttccgccgcctccggcagCGCGGTTGGGAGGGTGTACAGCCTCATCGAGCGGGAGCGCCGGATGGGGCGCTCCCGATCCGttgcggcaggcggcggcggcgtcgtcagGGACGAGAGGCCCAAGTCGAAGGTGTTTGGGTGGGTGTCGTTCCGGAAGGGGACGTCGGATAGGGTTGTGGAGGTGGACGACGGGACGGCATTGGCGCGGTCGAGCTCGGTGTCCGCGACGGCCGTGGAgacgagggcggcgccgaggtCGAGAGGGTGGGGGAGGTTCATCCCGGGATCGATCAGGGCGCTGCGCCACCGCAAGTCACGCGCCGGCGATTGCCGCGAGGGCGTGAGGTGA